A segment of the Catenuloplanes nepalensis genome:
CGCGTTGTGGAGCACGCCGAGCGCGTCCAGGTCGTCGAAGTGGACCGTGGCAGGCGCGACGAAACCGTACTCTTCGGTCATTCGATGTGCTCCTTGATCTTTTCGGGGTCGGTGCTCAGTGATCGCAGGCGGGCGTGCATGGACCGCAGGGCGAGTTCGTAGGCCGCGTCCGTGCCGATCAGCCGGGACTGCATGACCGCGGCCAGCCCGAGCGCCTCCGACTCGTACGCCAGGAGCGCGGGATCGGTGCCCGGGATCAGCTCGCCGGCCTCGATCGCCTCCCGTGCCAGGCGTTCGAGCAGCCCGAGCCAGTCCGCGAGGATCTCGGCCAGCCGGTCCTTGACCGGGCCCGCGCGCGCGTTGAACTCGAACTCCGCATTCGCGAAGAAACACCCACCGGGGAGTACGGAGTCCGCGTAGAACGCGATGCGACGGCGATGCAGGGCCCACAGCCGGCGCACGCCACGCGGCTCGCGCAACGCCGGGCTGATCACCCGCTCCAGCCACTGCTCGCGGGCGCGCTCGATGGTGGCGAGCTGCAACTCCTCCTTGCGGCGCCAGTGCGCGAACAGCGCGGACTTGCTGAGCCGCAGCTCGTCCGCGACCTGGGCGAGCGACAGCCCGTCCAGCCCGTCCCGGGTGGCCAGCGCCACGGCGGTGTCAAGCACCGCGGCCCGGGTGTGATCGCCCCGGGCGAGTCGTCCGTCCCGTGTCACGGTTGCGACCATACAAAAAGACCGACCGGTCGTAAACATTTTTTGCCCATCTCGGCAGGCTTCCGGAATGCCCTATAAGCGGCCCTTGCACCGACTAGCGTCACGCGTATCGACGGCTGGTATTCGGGGGGACCCAATGTCGTACTTCGCTGCCGCCCTGGTCCGGGGCCCGAGTGGTTGGTCCGCTTCAGACCTCGCGCTCAACGGCGCCGCGGACACCGAGGACATCGCCGACCGCCTGCGCGAGGTGGACCATGACGCCGACCTCAGCCTGCTCTTCGTCGAGTCCGACGACTCATATCTGGTGATCATGCGACTCGACGAGGGCGAGGACCCACGCGTCTTCGGCTCCGACTCGATCTTCGCCGAGGAGTCCCGGCTGGGCGCGCTGCTGCTCAGCGACATCGAGATGCCCGCGGTCGAGATCCACAGTGAGATCGACTCGGTGACCGAGGGCGTCGAGGAGGGCTCCGCATCCACCGCCGCCGCGCCGGACGAGCCGGAGATCGACCCGATCGGCGACCCGGACCTGCTCGCCGACCTGGGGATCTCGTCGCACGAGCTGCTGGTGATGTGCGGGCGGGAAGGCGTGCACCCGTCGGACGTCACCCACGAGCTGTGCGAGCACATCATCGGTAGCGCGGAAGCCGTGGACGAGCTGCGGGAACACGCGCTCCGGCACTGATCCGGGTGCCGGTCCGGCCGCCCGGCCCGCTGCGGCCGGGCCGGCCGGCTCCCGGGCAGAATGCTGGCGTGGAGACGCGGCGGGAACGGCACGAGCGGTGGATGCGGCGGGCGCTGTCGGTGGCCGCCGGTGCGGCCGACGACGTACCCGTGGGGGCAGTGATCTTCGGTCCTGATGGTGCCGAGATCGCGACCGGCCGCAACGAACGCGAGCTGACCGGCGACCCGACCGCCCACGCCGAGATCCTGGCCCTGCGCCGCGCCGCCGAGATCGTCGGCGAGTGGCGCCTGACCGGCTGCACCCTGGTGGTCACGCTCGAACCCTGCACGATGTGCGCCGGCGCGGCCGTCCTGGCCCGCGTCGAGACCGTGGTCTTCGGCGCGTGGGAGCCGAAGACCGGCGCGGCCGGCTCCCTCTGGGACGTCGTCCGCGACCGCCGGCTCAACCACCGCCCGGAGGTCTACGCCGGCGTCCTGGAAACGGAGTGCGCCGCACTCCTGCACGACTTCTTCGACGACTAGAGCTTGTATCGACGTGGGGCCGGACCGACGTGCGGTCAGGCGTCGCCCGGGCCACGCCGCAGCCCGTCTCTCACGTCGATACAGGCTCTAGAACGCCACCGGTCCAGGACGCGGGGAGTTGCCCTGGACCGGGCGGCGGATCAGGCCGTGACGGCAGTGTCCAGGGCGATCTCGACCATGGCGGAGAACGTCTGCTCGCGCTCCTGGGATGTGGTCTTCTCGCCGCGCTTGATGTGGTCGCTGACGGTCAGCAGGGTCAGCGCCTTCGCGCGGTAGCGGGCCGCCGTGGTGAACAGCGCGGCCGACTCCATCTCGACCGCGAGCACGCCGTAGTCGGCGAGACGGTCGTAGAGGTCCATCCGGTCCGTGTAGAACAGGTCCGCCGCCAGGATCGGGCCGACCCGCACCGGGATGTCCCGCTCCTCGGCCGTGGCGACCGCGGTCCGGAGCAGACCGAAGTCCGCGACCGGCGCGTAGTCGATCAGCCCGTCGAACCGCTGCCGGTTCATGCTGGAGTCCGTCGACGCGCCGTTCACCGCGATCACGTCCCGCAGGTTCAGGTCGTCGGCCAGCGCTCCGCACGTGCCGACCCGGATCAGCGTCTTCACGCCGTACTCATTGATCAGCTCGTGGGCGTAGATCGTCGCGGACGGCATGCCCATGCCGGACCCCTGCACCGACACCTCGACCCCGCGGTACGTGCCGGTGAACCCCAGCATCCCCCGCACGGACGTGTAGCACGTCGCATCCGTCAGGAACGTCTCCGCGATCCACTTGGCCCGCAGCGGATCCCCCGGCATGAGAACCCGCGGGGCGATCTGACCCGGCTCAGCGCCGATGTGCACACTCATGCCGCCGATCATGCCAGGCCACCTCCGCCCCTGATCACGGAAGCGGCTCCCCCGCGCGCGGGTGTGCGAAGGCGTCCGGTAACGTACCTACCGGTGGTGTGTCCGAGCGGCCTAAGGAGCACGCCTCGAAAGCGTGTGAGGGTTTACGCCCTCCAAGGGTTCAAATCCCTTCACCACCGCCATCTAGCAGGGCAGACGCCCGGCAGCTGCGAAAGCAGCGGCCGGGCGTTTCTCGTGTGGAGATCGCTGGTCTCGGTTATCGGCTCAGTAGGCCGTCGAGGTGGTCCTGTACCGGTGGGAACAACGGGTGTGGGACGAGGGCGGCCAGGGTGGTGTGATCGCACCAGGCGACCTCCGCCACCTCCTCCTCGTCGGCGGCGTGGGCGGTGCCGCTGATCGGGTCGCAGGAGATGTAGATCATCGTTCGGCCGGTGACCGGGTGTGTGCGGCGGCCGAGAAGCCGGGCCGGGCGGACGGTCACGCCGGTCTCCTCCCGGGCCTCGCGGGCCGCGGCCTGTTCGGGAGTCTCGCCGTGTTCGATCTCGCCGGCCGGGAACTGCCAGGAGAGCGAGGCCTCCGCGACCCGGCGGCGGATCAGGAGCACCCGTCCGTCCCGGACGATGACGGCGGCGGCGACGGGTGGGCGTCCGGATCGGTCCGGGACCGTGAGCCGGGTGCCGGCCGGATAGGTCTCCACCCGGCCGGATGCCCGCGTGACGGTGACGGCGGCGGTGGAGGCCACGCTGTCGCCCGCGTTCAGCTCGACGGTCGGGGGTGCCTCGACCACGAAGGTGCCGTGTCCGTGGCGGACCTCGATGAGGCCCTCGTGACGCAGGACCGCGAGGGCGCGCCGGACGGTCTCCCGGGCCAGGCCGAACTCGTCGTGCAGGTCCTTCTCGGAGGGGAGGCGGCGGCCGGGAGGCAGGTTCCCGCACGCGATGCGATCGCGCAGGACGCCGGCGAGCTGCCGGTACGCGGCACCGCGGCGGTCCGGTGCGATCATGCGGACACGCTAGGTCTCCCCGTCCGGACGCCGAGAGGTGTATCCGTCTAGACCTCGGCGCGACGCGACCGCCGGTACGCCGCGGCTCCGTTTCCGGAGTCGCTGGTCGAGATCAAGCTGGTCGCGGCGGTGTGACCGCCGGGTGACGGACTACTGGGCGAGCGGGGGATGACGCGGCGCACGGGCGCGTGGAAAGGTGGGGCGCGATAGCCGAAACCCGATGGAGGGGGCGCTGCCTGCCGATGGCATGGCGAACCGAGCGGCTTCCGGCGACCGCACTCGCGGACGGGCCGGAACGGACGGAACGACCCGTGGAGACAGTGGACCGACCGGCCGTGACGGGCGGCGATCGCCCTGCCGAGCAGGCCCTCCTGCGGTACGCGATGCGTTCCGCCGTACTCCTGCGGGGGTTCGTGGGGCTGGCCGCGACCGTCGCCGGCGTGATGACCGCACCGGAGGCGAACGCGCTCGTGGTCGGCGCGCTCGCGGCGAACCTGGTCTGGTCCGTGGTGTTCGTGGCGATCGCCCGGGTGCGCGGCCTGACCTGGTGGCTGGCCGCCGGTGACGTCGCGTTCCTGTCCGGGCTGTGCCTGATCCAGCAGAGCGTGACCGTGCCGGCGGCGCTGCCCGGCGCGGCCAGCTGGATCGGCGGGCTGATCACGATGACGCTGCTGATCGCGGCCATGGGACTGCCGACGAGGTGGGCGATCCCGGCGTCGCTGGTGCTGGTCGTCGCGCACCTGGCCGGCATCCGGCCCGCGGACGACGGCGTGATCTCCGCGTTGATCCATGTCATCCAGATCATCGCGATGGCGGTGCTGATGCGGGTGCTGCGCCAGTCCGCCGGTTACGCGGATGTGGAGCTGGCCGCGGTGCTGCGCGACCAGCGCGCCGAGCTGATCGAGCGGGCGCGCCGGGCGGACGAGCGGGTGCAGCGCCGCGACCTGCACGACACCGTGCTGTCCACGCTGACCATGGTGGGGACGGCCGGTATCCCCGGGCCGTCGGCGCAGCTGCGGCAGCGCGCGGCCGCGGACATCCTGGTGCTGGACCGGCTCGCCGACCCGGACGCGCCGGCGCTGGACGTACCCGCGAATGGTCTTGATGATCGATTGCGGGAGATCGCGTTGCAGGCCGATCTCGACGTGGCGCTCGCGCTGACCCCGGTCGAGGTGCCGGCACCGGTCGTGGAGGCGATCGCGGGCGCGACCGCGGAGGCGGTCAGCAACGTGCGGCGGCACGCCGGCACCGGTCGCGTGCGGATCAATCTGACCAGCGAGAACGGGGCGGTCCAGGTGGAGATCAGGGACCGCGGTCGCGGCTTCGACCCACAGAGCACCCCCTTCCACCGGTACGGCGTGCGTGAGGCGATCATCGGGCGGATGCAGATGGTCGGCGGCCTGGCCGACGTGGACTCGATGCCGGGCGCCGGCACGACGGTCACGCTGCGGTGGTGGCCGTGATCGAGAGCACCGCGATGCTGGTCGCCCGCCGCTACCTGCGCGGGACCGCGATCGCCGCGCTGGCCATCCCGCTCTGCTGGCACCTGCTCTACGACGGCACGATGACGGTGCTCGGCTGGTCCGTCTACCGCTGGCCGTGGGTGGTGGCGGTGGCCTGGATCGGGTACCTGGTGATCGGCGCGGTCGGCGCGCTCGACATCTTCGGCCGGGCCCGCCCGCGTCTCTTCTGGCCGCTGACCGTCGCCGCGCTGCTGCTGGTCGCGGTCGTGCTGGCCGCCTGCCCACCCGAGGAGATCCTCAAGTCGTTCGACTGGGCGTGGGGCTCGATCGGCTGGATCGGCGTGATCATCTGCTGGCGGCGCCCGATCACCCACCTGGTCGCGTTCGTGGTGGCCAACACCGCGATCGTGGTGACCGGGCTGGCCATCGCCGACCAGCTCGACCGGGTCACGCTGGCCCGGCTCGGCATGGTGGTGATCGGCAGCGCGGCGCTGCAGCTCGGCTTCGCGTTCACGGCCGGCGGCGTCCGCGCGATCGCCGCGTCCGTCACGCGGAGCGCGGTCGCGCGTGCCGAGGTCGCGGACCGTCGCGCGGTCGCGGAGGCCGTGCACGCGGCCCGCGTCGCCCGCTACCAGGACATCCGCGAGGACATCCGCGAGTTGCTCATCGAGCTGGCCGACGGCGCCGACCCGCGCGACCCGCGGGTCCAGCAGCGCTGCCGGGCCGGCGCGGCCCGCCTCCGCCGCCTGCTCGCCGAGACCGACGACGTGCCCGATCCGCTGCTGCACGGCCTCCGCGCCGGCGCCGACGTCGCCGAACGCCGCGGTGTCGAGGTCTCGCTGGTCCGCGTCGGTCACGTCCCCGACCTGACCGTGGAGACCTGCCGCGCGCTCTCCGAGGCACCGATCGAGGCGCTCAGCAACGCCGCCACCTGGGCCCGCGTCACCGTGGTCGGCTCCGGCGACGAGGTCGTCGTGAGCGTCATCGGCGACATGCCCGACTCGCCGGTCGCCCCCCGCAAGGGCGTCGAGATCACCGCACACACCGAGGGCGAACGCCGCTGGATCGAGGCCCGCTGGCAGCTGCAACCGGCGGCCTGAGCGGTCACGTACTCAACCGGGCTGCGAAATCCGGCCGAAGCTGAGGATTCCGCTGGCGCCGCCGGCCAGTTCGCCGTCGGCCGGGCGCAGCGCCGCGTGCGCGTGCGCGTGCACGGCGGTGTCGCCCAGCTCGGCCGCGGCGTGTGCGAGCAGCCAGAGCCGAGCCTCCATCAGCAGGTCGCGGGGGGATTCCGGCACGTCGTGCAGCGCGGCGGCCGCGGCCTCCCGGTCGCCCCGGGCGATCAGGCGGAGCGGGCGGACCCAGGGCTCGTAGGGGCCGGCGTCGTCCACATCGGAGCCTGGGTCGAGGGACAGCAGGGCCAGCGGGAGCAGGCCGTCCTCGACGCCGGGCATGCCGCTGCCGGTCATCCGCGCGGCGGCGGCCCGATATGCGGCTTCCGCGGCGACAAGATCGTCGTGCAGCGCGTGGCGGAGGCCGGCGTACCAGCCGGTGAAGACGCCTACCACGGGCAGCTCGTAGCGGGCGGCCAGCCGGTCCGCGTCGGCGGCGTGCCGGTCGGCGGCGGGGAGGTCGCCGCGGGCGCACGAGGACTGGAGCAGGATGAGGTGGCCGAGCACCTCGAACGTGACCAGCCGGTGGCGTGCGGCCAGCGCGACCAGCTCCGCGCCGATCGCGGCCCGCTCGGCGGACAGTCCGGCCCGGCCGAAGCAGTGGATGAACCGGGCGTTCAGTGCGAAGGCCAGCAGATCAGGCTCGCCGGACGCACGGGCCAGCCGTTCCGCCTCGCGCGCCGCGGTCTCGCCGCGGGTGCCGGTGTCGCCGCGCAGTTCGAGCGCGATCGTGCTGAGCAGCCGGCTTCGCAGCCGGACCCCGCCTTCGGCGGACAATTCAAGAGATCCATCAGCGGTACGGCCGGCCGCCTGCATCCGCGTCGCAGACACTTGCCGGGTCGTGCCGTCGGGGCTGCCCGTACCGGGTCCGGCGCGCTCCGCGCGGTCCAGCGCCGCGAGCGTCCGTTCGGCCGCGGCCACGATCCGCGCGGACAGCTCCTCGTCGTCGTTGCGCGGCCACACCGCCGGTACGTTGAACGAGGTCACCGCGATCGCCGCGGCCACCGGGTCGCCGAGTGCCTCCGCCGCGTCGATCGCGTCCGCCCGATGCCGTCGCGCCTCCGCCAGCCGCCCGACCACCGCCAGCGCCCGCCCCAGCCCCATCACCGCCGACAGCCGCTCCCGCGCGTCTGCGGCCCGCGCGCCCGTGACCTGCGCATCCGTGGCCCGCGCGTCCGTGGCCCGGGTGTCGTCGGCGGCTCCCGCGTCGCCGGCGGCTCGGGCGTTTTCGGCGGCTCGCGTGGCGAGAGTGTGGGCGCCGGTGATCAGGTCGTGGGCGTCCAGGGCGCGCTGCCACATGCGGGCCGCCTCGTGCGGGTTGCCGCGGCGCTCCGCCTGCTCGGCCGCGGCCCGAGCGTGCCGGGCGGCATGCGGCGCGTGCCCGGCACCGGCCAGCGAGAAGTGGTGTGCCAGCGGGGCCGGGTCGTCCGGGCGCAGTCGTTCCAGCGCGGTGCCGGCCGCGGCATGCCAGCGGGATCGGCGCAGCGCGGACAGGTCGCCGTAGAGCGTGTCCCGGACCAGGATGTGGGTGAACCGCAGCCGCCCGGCCGACTCGGTCAGCAGGCCGGCCGCGACCGCCAGGTCGAGCGCGTCCAGCAGCGCGTCGTCGTCCAGATCGGACAGTGCGGCGAGCAGGTCCGGGTCGATGTCGCGGCCGAGCACGGCGGCGCGGCGCAGCAGCTCGCGCGCGGACTCGGGCAGCCGGGTGAGCCGGTGCCGGAGCACGTCGCGCACGCCGGCGGGCACGCCGTCCAGCGCGTCCACGCCCTCCGCGGCCAGCACCCGGGCCAGTTCCCGGGCGAAGAACGGATTCCCGCCGGTACGCCGATGCAGCCGCTCCACCACGTCCGGCGCGAGGTCGTGCCCGGTGACGGCGGCGGCCAGGTCGCCGATCGCGTCGGCGGGCAGCCCACCCAGGTAGACGCGGACCGGCTCGACGCGGGCGAGACGGGCCAGCGCGACGGCCAGGTCCGGCGTGATCTCCGTCGTCCGGTACGTGCCGACGATCAGCACCGGTCCGGCGGCCGCCTCCGGCCCGGCGAGCAGCCCGGCCAGCAGGTCGAGTGTGCCCTCATCCGCCCAGTGCAGGTCGTCCAGCACGATCAGCACCGGCGCACGCTCCGCCGCGCCCTCGATCAGCCCCGCCATGACCCGCCGCAGCCGAAACCGCGCCGCCGCGGGATCCTCCGACCCGCTGCCGCTGCCGCTGCCGCTGCTGCCGGCGGCGCTGCTGACGTCGCCATTGGCTGTTTCGTGGCCGTCGGGTCCGCCACGGGCCGCCTCGCCGCCGCCGGACAGGGTGTCGCTGATCTGGAGCCAGGGCCAGGCGACGGGCGCGCCCTCGTATTCGGGGCACCGGCCCCAGACGGTGGTCCAGCCGGCCGCGGAGAGGTCCGTGACCAGCGATTCGGCGAGCGCGGTCTTGCCGGCACCGGCGTCACCGGAGATGAGCGCCAGCGCCGGCCGCTGCCGCAGGGTCGCGGTGCGGGCCACGGCTGCCAGCTGTGCCCTCTCCTCGGCGCGGCCGACGAACTCCGGGGCACGGCCGGCCGGTTCAGCGGTCCGGCCGGCGAACTCCGCGATGCGGCCGGTGGGGCGGTCCGGGGAGAGCGGCTGGTTGCCGAAGCGCGCGGAGCGCGGCGTCACCGGGACGGCGAGGTCTGACGGCGCTCTCCGGGAAGTGTCTGTGGGGACGATGCGCGCGGTCGGCCGTACCCTCGAAAGGTTTGGATCCTGGGTCAGGATGGCGGACTCGAGCGCGCGCAGGCGCGGGCCGGGATCGACGCCGAGCTGGTCGGCGAGCGTCTCGCGGGCGGTGCGGAGCGCGGCGAGCGCGTCGCCCTGGCGGCCGGTGCGGTAGAGCGCGGTCGCCAGCAGGTGCCAGGCCTCCTCGCGGAGCGGGGCGGCGGCGGTGTGGGCGAGCAGCGAGGGCACGGCGTCGGCGGGGCGGGAGAGGTCGAGCAGCGCGGTCGCGCGGCGCTCCACGGCCAGCGCGCGCAGCTCGTCCAGGTGGTCGATCTCCGCGCGCGCCCAGCCCTCGGCCGCGAACTCGCCGTAGGCGGGTCCGCGCCACAGCGCCAGCGCGTCGTCCAGGCGGGTCAGCGCGGCGTCGGGCGGAAGGCCGGCCGCGTGCACCGCGTCGGCGAACCGGCTCGCGTCGATCGAGGTGGCGTGCAGTGCATAGCCGGGTGGCGCGGTGACCAGCAGTTCCGGCGGGCGGCGGGGTGGCCGGTCCGGTTCGAGCGCGCGGCGCAGGTCCGCGACGAACGTGCGGATCGAGGCGACCGCGCGGTCCGGCGGATCGTCCGGCCAGAGGTCGTCGACGAGCGTGTCCACGGGCACGACGCGGCCGTGCGCGACCAGCAGCCGGGCCAGGACCGCGCGCTGCCGGTTGCCGCGCAGCACGACCGGACCGCCGTCGCCGAACTCGGCCGTGAGCGGGCCGAGCACGCCGAACGTCACCGTCACACGCTCAATCTAGAGCCTGTGTCGACGTGAGGGCCTCGCCGCAGCCCGTCTCCCACGTCGACACAGGCTCGTGGCACTTGTCCGGTGCTGATCCGTTGCTCATCCGCCGCGCGCATCGTTCGGGTCAGGCAACCGGATGGGAGTGGCACCACATGAAGATCAACGGCTTCGAGTACCAGCGGGTGACCGTGGCGGACGGGGTGGCGCTCAACGTCGCGGTCGGCGGGTCGGGCAGCCCGATCGTGCTCCTGCACGGCTTCCCGCAGACGCACCTGATGTGGCGGCACGTGGCCGCGGACCTGGCCGCCGACCACACCGTGATCGTGCCGGACCTGCGTGGGTACGGTGACAGCGACAAGCCGGCCGAGACCGGGCCGGACGTCTACGCGAAGCGGACCATGGCGGTGGACGTGGTGGCGCTGGCCGGTGCGTTCGGGCACGCACGCTTCGCGCTGGCCGGCCACGACCGGGGCGCGCTGGTGGCGATCCGGGCCGGCCTCGACCACCCGCGGGCGATCACGCACCTGGCCTCGCTGGACGTGCTGCCCACGCTGGACTCGTGGGAGGTACTGCGCGGCGCGCCGGCCGCGGTCGGCTTCCATCTGTTCCTGATGGCGCAGCCGCCGGGCCTGCCGGAGAAGATGATCTCGGCGACCGCGGACGACTTCTTCGGCTACTTCCTGGACCTGTGGAACAACGACCCGGACGCGATCCCGGCGCCGGTCCGCGCGGAGTACCTGCGTGCGTCGCGGGAGGCGGTGCCGTCGATCGTGGCGGACTACCGGGCGTCGGCCGGTATCGACATCGCGCACGACCGGGCGGACCTGGACGCGGGCAACCGGCTGACGATGCCGGTGACCGTGCTGCAGCAGGACTGGGGCGCGGCGCTGGGCTTCGACGCAGTCACGCTGTGGGAGCGCTGGGCGGTGGATCTCGCGCACCGGACGGTCTCGTGCGGGCACTTCATGGCGGAGGAGGCGCCGGCCGTGGTGGTCAAGGAGCTGCGTGAGCTGCTGAGCAGGTGAGACAAGCGTGGCCGCGCTCCGAGGGGAGCACGGCCACGTCAGCCCTGTCGAACCGATCAGGACGTCTTTCCGGCCGCCGCCCGGACCTTGGGCGTGGTCTCTCCCGCTGCGCCTGGAGCGGTCTCCGCCGAGGCCGAGGTGGTCGCTTCGCCGGCCGAGGTGGCGGCGTCGGCCGTGGCCGCGTCGGCCGTGTCGTCGTCGCCGCGGTAGCGCCAGACGGAGTCCGGCTGAGCCGTCTTCTCCGGTGCGGCCGGCTTCTCGGCGGCGACGGCCTCCGCGGGTGCGGACGCCGGCTTCCGGCGCGAGACGAACCACATGATCGCGCCGCCGCCGCACAGTCCGGCGAGCAGGCCGACGATCCCGACCCAGAGCCCGGCGTTCGAGTCCGTGTCCGTGACGGACGCGACGTTCTGCGTCTCGGTCGCGGCGCCGCCGTGGTGCCCGCCGTTCGAGTCGCTGATCGTGTCCGGGATGAGCCGCAGCACGGCTGCGGCGTTCGGCGCGTCCGCACCGGCCGCGGGCACCACGTCGTTGACCACGGTGGTGCCGTCGTCGTACTTCTCGGTGATCGTGAAGACCACCTGCTCGGCGACGGGCAGCGGACCCAGCGTGACCAGCAGCTCCGCGGACTGGCCCGGCTTAGTGCCCTTGCCGGGCATGGCGAACCAGGTGATGTCCGACACGGCCTCGGTGACCTTGCTGCTGTGCACGCCCTGCAGCGGGGTGTCCAGCTTCTTCCAGTTGATCCGGGGTGCCCAGTCGTCGATCGACAGCGGGTACGTCTCCGCGATCGGCATCGAGTCGGGCATGGTCAGCACGACCTCGTCGAGCGTGGCCTTCGGGCTGCCGTTCGTCACCGTGAAGGTCAGCCGGGGAGCGCCGCCCTGGACGCTCACGTCCGGGTCGACCGTCACGTCCGCGGACGCGGGCGTGGGGAGTGCGAGCGCTCCCGCCGCGAGGGCGAGGGCCGCACCTGCCAGGGACTTGCCGAGCCAGCACCTCATGACGGGTAGTTCGGATGGCGACCCCGGTTTGGTTCAATCCCGCTCGAAGATTGAGGTTTGCCTATTGATTTGTGAGAATGGCGGTGGCGACGCGGGGGCTGACGCGTCCCGAGCCGGAGCTGCGCTTCCCACCACCTGTGCACCACCGTGAGAAGGAAGCCACATCGTGAATCTTCGACGCAGGGCGGTCGCCTACCTCGCCGCCTCCATGCTGGCCGTCGGGCTCGTCACCGTGATCAGTCCGCCGTCCGCGGCGCAGGCGCACGGGGCGATGATGAAGCCGGGGTCCCGCACCTACCTGTGCTGGCAGGACGGGCTCGACTCGACCGGCCAGATCATCCCGCAGAACTCCGCCTGCCGTGCCGCGACCAACATCAGTGGTACGAACGTGCTCTACAACTGGTTCTCCGTGCTGCGCTCCGACGGCGCCGGCCGGATGGAGGGGTTCATTCCGGACGGCCAGCTCTGCTCCGGCGGCAACACGAACTTCACCGGGTTCAACGTGCCCGGCGACTGGCCGCTCACCCACCTGACCTCGGGCGCGGCCTTGAGCTGGAAGTACAGCAACTGGGCGCACCACCCGGGCACGTTCAGCATGTACATCACTAACGACGGCTGGGACCCGAATCAGCCGCTCGCCTGGGACGACCTGGCGGACACGCCGTTCCTGCAGGTGACGAACCCGCCGCAGAACGGGCCGGTCGGCTCGAACGACGGACACTACTACTGGTCGGGCAACCTGCCGTCCGGTAAGAGCGGGCGCCACATCATCTACTCGGTGTGGTCGCGCTCGGACAGCCAGGAGACGTTCTACGGCTGCTCCGACGTGGTCTTCGACGGCGGCAACGGCGAGGTCACCGGCCTGAAGGGCGGCGGCACCGGCACGCCGACCCCGACGCCGACCGCGACCAGCTCGCCCACCCCGCGCCCGACCACTCCCGGCCCGACCACTCCCGCCCCGACCACGCCGCCGCCGACCACCGGTCACCCGGGCAACGGCTGCATGGCGATCTACAGCGTGGTCAGCGCGTGGAACGGCGGAATGCAG
Coding sequences within it:
- a CDS encoding sensor histidine kinase, which encodes METVDRPAVTGGDRPAEQALLRYAMRSAVLLRGFVGLAATVAGVMTAPEANALVVGALAANLVWSVVFVAIARVRGLTWWLAAGDVAFLSGLCLIQQSVTVPAALPGAASWIGGLITMTLLIAAMGLPTRWAIPASLVLVVAHLAGIRPADDGVISALIHVIQIIAMAVLMRVLRQSAGYADVELAAVLRDQRAELIERARRADERVQRRDLHDTVLSTLTMVGTAGIPGPSAQLRQRAAADILVLDRLADPDAPALDVPANGLDDRLREIALQADLDVALALTPVEVPAPVVEAIAGATAEAVSNVRRHAGTGRVRINLTSENGAVQVEIRDRGRGFDPQSTPFHRYGVREAIIGRMQMVGGLADVDSMPGAGTTVTLRWWP
- a CDS encoding tRNA adenosine deaminase-associated protein, whose product is MSYFAAALVRGPSGWSASDLALNGAADTEDIADRLREVDHDADLSLLFVESDDSYLVIMRLDEGEDPRVFGSDSIFAEESRLGALLLSDIEMPAVEIHSEIDSVTEGVEEGSASTAAAPDEPEIDPIGDPDLLADLGISSHELLVMCGREGVHPSDVTHELCEHIIGSAEAVDELREHALRH
- a CDS encoding TetR/AcrR family transcriptional regulator, yielding MTRDGRLARGDHTRAAVLDTAVALATRDGLDGLSLAQVADELRLSKSALFAHWRRKEELQLATIERAREQWLERVISPALREPRGVRRLWALHRRRIAFYADSVLPGGCFFANAEFEFNARAGPVKDRLAEILADWLGLLERLAREAIEAGELIPGTDPALLAYESEALGLAAVMQSRLIGTDAAYELALRSMHARLRSLSTDPEKIKEHIE
- a CDS encoding NUDIX domain-containing protein, producing the protein MIAPDRRGAAYRQLAGVLRDRIACGNLPPGRRLPSEKDLHDEFGLARETVRRALAVLRHEGLIEVRHGHGTFVVEAPPTVELNAGDSVASTAAVTVTRASGRVETYPAGTRLTVPDRSGRPPVAAAVIVRDGRVLLIRRRVAEASLSWQFPAGEIEHGETPEQAAAREAREETGVTVRPARLLGRRTHPVTGRTMIYISCDPISGTAHAADEEEVAEVAWCDHTTLAALVPHPLFPPVQDHLDGLLSR
- a CDS encoding BTAD domain-containing putative transcriptional regulator; protein product: MTVTFGVLGPLTAEFGDGGPVVLRGNRQRAVLARLLVAHGRVVPVDTLVDDLWPDDPPDRAVASIRTFVADLRRALEPDRPPRRPPELLVTAPPGYALHATSIDASRFADAVHAAGLPPDAALTRLDDALALWRGPAYGEFAAEGWARAEIDHLDELRALAVERRATALLDLSRPADAVPSLLAHTAAAPLREEAWHLLATALYRTGRQGDALAALRTARETLADQLGVDPGPRLRALESAILTQDPNLSRVRPTARIVPTDTSRRAPSDLAVPVTPRSARFGNQPLSPDRPTGRIAEFAGRTAEPAGRAPEFVGRAEERAQLAAVARTATLRQRPALALISGDAGAGKTALAESLVTDLSAAGWTTVWGRCPEYEGAPVAWPWLQISDTLSGGGEAARGGPDGHETANGDVSSAAGSSGSGSGSGSEDPAAARFRLRRVMAGLIEGAAERAPVLIVLDDLHWADEGTLDLLAGLLAGPEAAAGPVLIVGTYRTTEITPDLAVALARLARVEPVRVYLGGLPADAIGDLAAAVTGHDLAPDVVERLHRRTGGNPFFARELARVLAAEGVDALDGVPAGVRDVLRHRLTRLPESARELLRRAAVLGRDIDPDLLAALSDLDDDALLDALDLAVAAGLLTESAGRLRFTHILVRDTLYGDLSALRRSRWHAAAGTALERLRPDDPAPLAHHFSLAGAGHAPHAARHARAAAEQAERRGNPHEAARMWQRALDAHDLITGAHTLATRAAENARAAGDAGAADDTRATDARATDAQVTGARAADARERLSAVMGLGRALAVVGRLAEARRHRADAIDAAEALGDPVAAAIAVTSFNVPAVWPRNDDEELSARIVAAAERTLAALDRAERAGPGTGSPDGTTRQVSATRMQAAGRTADGSLELSAEGGVRLRSRLLSTIALELRGDTGTRGETAAREAERLARASGEPDLLAFALNARFIHCFGRAGLSAERAAIGAELVALAARHRLVTFEVLGHLILLQSSCARGDLPAADRHAADADRLAARYELPVVGVFTGWYAGLRHALHDDLVAAEAAYRAAAARMTGSGMPGVEDGLLPLALLSLDPGSDVDDAGPYEPWVRPLRLIARGDREAAAAALHDVPESPRDLLMEARLWLLAHAAAELGDTAVHAHAHAALRPADGELAGGASGILSFGRISQPG
- a CDS encoding nucleoside deaminase, yielding MRRALSVAAGAADDVPVGAVIFGPDGAEIATGRNERELTGDPTAHAEILALRRAAEIVGEWRLTGCTLVVTLEPCTMCAGAAVLARVETVVFGAWEPKTGAAGSLWDVVRDRRLNHRPEVYAGVLETECAALLHDFFDD
- the deoD gene encoding purine-nucleoside phosphorylase; this encodes MSVHIGAEPGQIAPRVLMPGDPLRAKWIAETFLTDATCYTSVRGMLGFTGTYRGVEVSVQGSGMGMPSATIYAHELINEYGVKTLIRVGTCGALADDLNLRDVIAVNGASTDSSMNRQRFDGLIDYAPVADFGLLRTAVATAEERDIPVRVGPILAADLFYTDRMDLYDRLADYGVLAVEMESAALFTTAARYRAKALTLLTVSDHIKRGEKTTSQEREQTFSAMVEIALDTAVTA